A genomic region of Terriglobia bacterium contains the following coding sequences:
- a CDS encoding bifunctional transaldolase/phosoglucose isomerase: MTSAAIEKEFPINRLKALQGYGQSVWLDFIRRSLITSGELGRLVEEDGLRGVTSNPAIFEKAIVGSTDYQDILSAPQFRDLDAKALYEEIAVRDVRDAADVLRPIYDNSKARDGYVSLEVSPTLAHDTEGTLDEARRLWKTVGRPNLLIKVPATTQGIPAIRQLISEAINVNVTLLFAQSRYEQVAEAFIAGLEDRQAGGQDIRNIASVASFFISRIDTAVDALLSAETKTSTDAGKRARLTGLLGKTAIANAKITYQRAREIYSSQRWKQLAARGAQSQRLLWASTSTKNPTYRDVIYVEELIGADTVNTIPPATFNGFRDHGNLRKSLTEDLEGAFATMEALGKAGISMKEVTDKLLVEGIQQFATAFEQLLKSTGRRLETHASVKINRQTYKMPRNLAAAVQATLDDWKKQEKARRLWRGDTSLWTGADEANWLGWMGISDDQLAHLPHLKGIAEEVRTAGFKHALLLGMGGSSLCPEVMRLTFGKIPGSPELHVLDSTDPAQIKTIESRIDYQSTVFIVSSKSGGTLEPNIFKQYFFERAKQQLGAAEAGNRFIAITDPGSNMQHVAEGDRFRHIFYGLKSIGGRYSALSDFGMVPAAIMGVDLPRLLNATEEMVHACGATVPVEENPGVVLGAILGTLGVGGRDKVTIVTSPGIFDLGAWLEQLIAESTGKIGKGLIPVDREQLGKPEVYGNDRVFAYLRLDSAPDKAQDAAVEALEEAGQPVVRIAVEQEYSLGEEFFRWEIATAVAGSVIGINPFDQPDVEAAKIATRKLTAEYEMQGSLPPETPIFESDGIRLFTDPKNAEALKRSAKQQSLAGYLKAHLDRLGAGDYCALLAFIEMNEAHEAALQDIRHDVRDAKRVATCLGFGPRFLHSTGQAYKGGPNSGVFLQITCDDAKDLPVPGQKYTFGVVKAAQARGDFQVLADRGRRALRVHLGPDVRAGLATLATAVKQALT; this comes from the coding sequence ATGACTAGCGCAGCCATTGAAAAAGAGTTCCCGATCAATCGGCTCAAGGCCCTGCAGGGCTATGGCCAGTCGGTGTGGCTGGACTTCATTCGCCGCAGCCTGATTACCAGCGGCGAGCTGGGGCGTTTGGTGGAGGAAGACGGCTTGCGGGGCGTAACCTCGAATCCGGCCATCTTCGAAAAAGCCATTGTCGGCAGCACCGATTACCAGGACATCCTGAGCGCGCCGCAGTTCCGCGATCTGGATGCCAAGGCGCTGTACGAGGAGATAGCTGTCCGCGATGTTCGCGACGCGGCTGATGTGCTGCGTCCGATTTACGACAACTCCAAGGCACGCGACGGCTACGTCAGCCTGGAGGTCTCCCCCACGCTGGCGCACGACACGGAAGGCACGCTGGACGAAGCGCGGCGGCTTTGGAAGACCGTCGGACGTCCGAACCTGCTGATTAAGGTTCCCGCCACGACCCAAGGAATTCCCGCCATCCGGCAGCTCATCAGCGAAGCCATCAACGTGAACGTCACCTTACTGTTCGCGCAATCGAGGTACGAGCAGGTGGCGGAGGCCTTCATCGCAGGGCTCGAGGACCGCCAGGCCGGCGGCCAGGACATCAGGAACATCGCCAGCGTGGCCAGCTTTTTCATCAGCCGCATTGACACGGCGGTGGATGCGCTGCTGAGCGCGGAAACCAAGACATCAACCGATGCCGGCAAGCGAGCCCGCTTGACCGGGCTGCTGGGCAAGACGGCGATCGCGAACGCCAAGATTACCTACCAGCGCGCGCGCGAAATTTACTCTAGCCAGCGCTGGAAACAGCTTGCCGCGCGGGGCGCACAGAGCCAGCGCCTGCTGTGGGCGAGCACCAGCACCAAGAACCCGACCTACCGCGACGTGATTTATGTCGAGGAGTTGATCGGGGCGGACACCGTCAACACCATTCCGCCGGCGACCTTCAACGGCTTCCGCGATCACGGCAACTTGCGCAAGAGCCTGACCGAAGACCTGGAAGGCGCGTTCGCCACCATGGAAGCGCTGGGCAAGGCTGGGATTTCCATGAAGGAAGTCACCGACAAGCTGTTGGTGGAAGGCATCCAGCAATTCGCCACCGCGTTCGAGCAACTGCTCAAGTCCACTGGCCGGCGGCTCGAAACACACGCGTCGGTCAAGATCAATCGCCAGACGTACAAGATGCCAAGGAATCTCGCTGCGGCCGTCCAGGCCACACTCGACGACTGGAAGAAGCAGGAGAAAGCGCGGCGGCTGTGGCGGGGCGATACCTCGTTGTGGACCGGCGCCGATGAAGCCAACTGGCTGGGGTGGATGGGCATTAGCGACGATCAACTGGCCCACCTTCCGCACTTGAAGGGCATTGCGGAAGAGGTCAGGACCGCCGGGTTCAAGCACGCGCTGTTGTTGGGGATGGGCGGATCTAGCCTCTGCCCGGAGGTCATGCGCCTGACTTTCGGCAAGATTCCGGGTTCACCGGAATTGCACGTGCTGGACTCCACTGACCCGGCGCAGATCAAGACCATCGAAAGCCGGATTGACTACCAAAGCACGGTGTTCATCGTGTCGAGCAAGTCCGGAGGCACGCTGGAACCCAACATCTTCAAGCAGTACTTCTTCGAGCGCGCCAAGCAGCAGTTGGGCGCTGCCGAAGCCGGCAACCGGTTCATCGCCATCACCGATCCGGGTTCGAACATGCAGCACGTGGCGGAAGGCGATCGCTTCCGTCACATCTTCTATGGGCTGAAGAGCATCGGCGGGCGCTACTCGGCGCTGTCCGACTTCGGCATGGTGCCGGCAGCCATCATGGGCGTGGACCTGCCGCGCCTCCTCAACGCGACGGAAGAAATGGTGCACGCATGCGGAGCCACCGTACCAGTCGAGGAGAATCCCGGCGTCGTGCTGGGCGCAATCCTGGGTACGCTCGGCGTTGGCGGGCGTGACAAGGTCACGATCGTAACTTCGCCCGGCATCTTCGACCTGGGCGCGTGGCTGGAGCAGTTGATTGCCGAATCCACCGGCAAGATCGGCAAAGGCCTGATCCCTGTGGACCGCGAGCAATTGGGCAAGCCGGAAGTGTACGGCAACGATCGCGTCTTCGCCTACCTGCGGCTTGACTCGGCGCCGGACAAGGCCCAGGACGCGGCCGTCGAGGCGCTGGAAGAGGCTGGACAGCCGGTAGTGCGCATCGCGGTGGAACAGGAGTACAGCTTGGGCGAGGAATTCTTCCGCTGGGAAATCGCGACCGCGGTGGCCGGTTCCGTCATCGGCATCAACCCGTTCGATCAGCCCGACGTGGAAGCCGCCAAGATCGCGACCCGCAAACTCACGGCGGAGTACGAAATGCAAGGCAGCCTGCCGCCAGAAACCCCAATTTTCGAATCCGATGGCATTCGCCTGTTTACCGATCCGAAGAACGCGGAGGCGCTGAAGAGGTCGGCCAAGCAGCAATCGTTGGCTGGCTACCTGAAGGCCCATCTCGATCGCCTCGGCGCCGGCGATTACTGCGCCCTGCTGGCGTTCATCGAGATGAACGAAGCGCATGAAGCCGCTTTGCAGGACATCCGGCACGACGTGCGCGATGCCAAGCGCGTTGCCACCTGCCTCGGCTTTGGGCCCCGGTTCCTGCATTCCACTGGGCAGGCTTACAAAGGTGGGCCTAACAGCGGCGTATTCCTGCAGATCACCTGCGACGACGCCAAGGACCTGCCCGTACCCGGACAGAAGTACACCTTCGGGGTTGTGAAGGCGGCACAGGCGCGCGGGGATTTCCAGGTGCTGGCCGACCGCGGACGGCGTGCGTTGCGCGTCCATCTCGGTCCCGACGTCAGAGCCGGGCTGGCGACGCTGGCCACGGCAGTCAAGCAGGCACTCACGTAA
- the tkt gene encoding transketolase, producing MASVADTAVNLDELCVNTIRTLAIDAIQKANSGHPGTPMGMAPTVYALWQRVLRFDPEDPIWPNRDRFVLSAGHASMLLYAILHLVGAKAVDPDYEVLGRLSVSLDDIRNFRQFGSRAAGHPEYRWTSGVETTTGPLGQGVATSVGMAIAGKWLAARYNRPGFDIFDYRVYSLCGDGCMMEGVSSEAASLAGHLKLSNLCWIYDNNHITIEGPTTITFTEDVGARFAAYGWNVLRVGDATNIGAVEGTLQAAKTTSDRPTLIIVDSHIGYGSPHRQDTSAAHGEPLGEEEIRLTKRAYGWPEDAKFLVPDGVYDHFRQGIGKTGRELRLAWEAKFKEYEKAHPRLADEVQRIQRRDLPDDWEKSVPVFPADAKGIAGRDSSAKVLNAVAQAIPWLIGGSADLSPSTKTRLTFDGAGDFQASSYAGRNLHFGVREHAMGSILNGLALSKLRPFGSGFLIFSDYGRGAVRLSALMEIPVTHIFTHDSIGVGEDGPTHQPIEHLVSLRAIPHLIVLRPGDANETAEAWKVILRLKRQPVALILSRQALPTLDRTKYAPASGLAQGAYVLADAAPGMPAVILMATGSEVALCVSAFERLKAEGIRARVVSMPSWELFEQQSQEYRERVLPPSVQARVAVEQASTMGWARYTGTTGAILGMKTFGASAPLKVLQEEFGFTQDHVVAAAKAQLGQRS from the coding sequence ATGGCAAGTGTCGCAGACACGGCGGTCAACCTCGACGAATTGTGCGTCAACACCATTCGCACGCTCGCGATTGACGCCATCCAGAAGGCCAACTCGGGTCATCCCGGCACGCCCATGGGCATGGCGCCCACCGTGTATGCCTTGTGGCAGCGCGTGCTGCGCTTCGATCCCGAAGATCCGATCTGGCCGAATCGCGATCGCTTTGTGCTCTCCGCCGGCCACGCTTCCATGCTGCTGTACGCGATCCTGCACTTGGTCGGCGCCAAAGCGGTGGATCCCGATTACGAGGTTCTTGGCCGGCTCAGCGTGTCGCTGGACGACATCCGGAATTTCCGCCAGTTCGGCAGCCGGGCTGCGGGCCATCCGGAATACCGCTGGACCTCGGGCGTGGAAACGACGACCGGGCCGCTGGGGCAGGGCGTTGCCACCAGTGTCGGCATGGCCATCGCGGGCAAGTGGCTCGCCGCACGATATAACCGACCGGGTTTTGACATCTTCGATTACAGAGTCTACAGCCTGTGCGGCGACGGCTGCATGATGGAGGGTGTCTCCAGCGAAGCGGCCTCGTTGGCCGGACACCTGAAGCTCAGCAATCTTTGCTGGATCTACGACAACAACCACATAACCATTGAAGGCCCGACCACCATCACCTTCACGGAAGACGTCGGCGCGCGCTTCGCTGCCTATGGCTGGAACGTGCTGCGAGTCGGCGACGCCACCAACATCGGAGCGGTCGAAGGCACCCTGCAGGCGGCCAAGACCACCAGCGACCGCCCCACGCTGATCATCGTTGACAGCCATATCGGATACGGGTCTCCGCATCGCCAGGACACCTCCGCCGCGCACGGCGAACCGCTGGGCGAAGAGGAAATCAGGCTCACCAAGCGCGCCTACGGATGGCCGGAGGACGCCAAGTTTCTGGTTCCGGACGGCGTCTACGATCACTTTCGCCAGGGCATCGGCAAGACCGGGCGTGAGCTGCGCCTGGCCTGGGAAGCCAAGTTCAAGGAGTACGAGAAGGCGCACCCGCGGCTCGCCGACGAAGTTCAGCGCATTCAGCGGCGCGATCTGCCGGATGACTGGGAGAAGAGCGTGCCGGTGTTTCCCGCCGACGCCAAGGGAATCGCGGGGCGCGACTCGTCGGCCAAGGTGCTGAACGCGGTGGCCCAGGCCATACCGTGGTTGATTGGCGGCTCCGCCGACCTGTCGCCCTCCACCAAGACGCGCCTCACGTTTGATGGCGCCGGCGATTTCCAGGCCAGCAGCTACGCCGGGCGGAACCTCCACTTCGGCGTGCGCGAACATGCCATGGGTTCCATCCTCAACGGGCTTGCGCTGTCGAAACTAAGGCCGTTCGGGTCAGGGTTTCTCATCTTCAGCGATTACGGGCGCGGCGCGGTGCGGCTCAGCGCGCTGATGGAAATCCCGGTGACGCACATCTTCACGCACGATTCGATCGGAGTCGGCGAGGACGGGCCGACCCACCAGCCGATCGAGCATCTCGTCTCGCTGCGCGCCATCCCGCACTTGATCGTGCTGCGTCCCGGCGACGCCAACGAAACCGCCGAAGCGTGGAAGGTGATCCTGCGCTTAAAACGGCAACCCGTGGCGTTGATTCTTTCACGCCAGGCCCTGCCGACCCTGGACCGTACGAAATATGCGCCGGCATCGGGCCTCGCCCAGGGGGCCTACGTGCTGGCTGACGCCGCCCCGGGCATGCCCGCAGTGATCCTGATGGCGACCGGCAGCGAGGTTGCCCTGTGCGTGTCCGCGTTTGAGCGGCTCAAGGCGGAGGGCATTCGCGCGCGCGTGGTGAGCATGCCTTCCTGGGAGCTGTTCGAGCAGCAATCGCAGGAGTATCGCGAGCGCGTTTTGCCGCCTTCGGTGCAGGCACGGGTCGCGGTGGAGCAGGCGTCCACCATGGGCTGGGCACGGTACACCGGCACAACCGGCGCCATCCTCGGCATGAAGACCTTCGGCGCCTCAGCCCCCTTGAAAGTGTTGCAGGAGGAATTCGGATTCACCCAAGACCACGTCGTGGCGGCCGCCAAGGCGCAACTGGGACAGAGGAGCTAG
- the rpiB gene encoding ribose 5-phosphate isomerase B, producing MRICVGADHAGFALKEIVRKFLAELGHEVEDLGTHSTDPVDYPAYAEAVVNAILSGKNERGVLICGSGVGASVAANKFPGARAGLCHDTYSAHQGVEHDHMNVLVLGGRVIGEEMAHELVRAFVNAQCSQEERHLRRLAEIAAIEKRYCGQSSPLAGKSTGL from the coding sequence ATGCGCATCTGCGTCGGAGCCGACCACGCCGGCTTTGCTTTGAAGGAAATCGTGCGCAAGTTCTTGGCCGAGCTCGGCCATGAAGTGGAGGACCTCGGAACCCACAGCACCGACCCGGTCGATTATCCGGCCTATGCGGAAGCAGTTGTGAATGCGATCCTCTCGGGCAAGAACGAGCGCGGCGTGCTGATTTGCGGCAGTGGCGTAGGCGCATCGGTGGCTGCCAACAAGTTTCCCGGCGCTCGTGCCGGCTTGTGTCACGACACCTACTCCGCGCACCAGGGCGTGGAGCACGATCACATGAACGTGCTCGTTCTGGGAGGCAGAGTGATCGGCGAAGAAATGGCCCACGAGTTGGTCCGCGCCTTCGTCAATGCGCAATGCAGCCAAGAGGAGCGTCACCTTCGCCGCCTCGCCGAAATCGCCGCGATCGAGAAGCGGTATTGCGGCCAGTCGTCGCCTTTGGCGGGAAAGAGCACAGGATTATGA